Proteins found in one Oncorhynchus mykiss isolate Arlee chromosome 3, USDA_OmykA_1.1, whole genome shotgun sequence genomic segment:
- the LOC110520856 gene encoding E3 ubiquitin-protein ligase RNF115 isoform X2 yields the protein MAEAAAVPPHRFFCHCCKGEVSPKLPEYICPRCESGFIEEVTEDSSLLEGGTNGTDDTATQFAELWHLLFVERPFTVDGDSPDSEPRVPGGGVGVGSGGLGLGGLGGLGGLGGGPIGGSVPAGLGGPLGGPLGGGEHWGPGRPPRLHSQRRYRSRGSSRPDRSPAVEGIVQQFLAGLFANSGVPGSPPLSWTGMLHSNPGDYAWGQGGLDAVITQLLGQFENTGPPPAEKEKISSIPTVNVSQDQADCSMECPVCKEDFAVGEPVRQLPCNHFFHSDCIVPWLEMHDTCPVCRKGLNGEDSNTQNPPESPSLNTDPRTQERWSF from the exons ATGGCGGAAGCTGCGGCGGTTCCCCCGCATCGGTTCTTCTGTCATTGTTGTAAGGGAGAAGTAAGCCCCAAGCTCCCG GAGTACATCTGTCCCAGGTGTGAGTCTGGCTTTATAGAGGAGGTAACAGAAGATTCCAG TCTGCTAGAGGGTGGCACTAACGGGACAGATGACACAGCCACACAGTTTGCAGAG CTGTGGCACCTGTTGTTTGTAGAGAGGCCTTTCACAGTGGATGGTGACAGTCCAGACTCAGAGCCCCGGGTCCCTGGTGGAGGGGTTGGGGTAGGATCAGGGGGGTTAGGTCTGGGGGGTCTGGGAGGGCTAGGAGGCCTGGGAGGAGGTCCTATCGGAGGGTCAGTCCCTGCTGGGCTAGGAGGACCCCTGGGGGGTCCTCTGGGAGGGGGGGAACACTGGGGGCCCGGTCGCCCCCCTCGCCTGCACAGTCAGCGGAGGTACCGCTCCAGAGGGAGCAGCAGACCTGACCGCTCACCTGCCGTAGAGGG gataGTACAACAGTTTCTGGCTGGTCTATTTGCCAACTCTGGAGTTCCTGGCTCACCTCCCCTCTCTTG gACGGGGATGCTACACTCTAACCCAGGGGACTATGCTTGGGGACAGGGGGGACTGGACGCAGTCATCACACAG TTGTTAGGTCAGTTTGAGAACACGGGCCCTCCTCctgcagagaaagagaagatCTCCTCCATACCTACAGTCAACGTGTCTCAGGATCAAGCAG actGCAGTATGGAGTGTCCGGTGTGCAAGGAGGACTTTGCAGTGGGAGAGCCCGTCAGACAGCTACCCTGCAACCACTTCTTCCACTCAGACTGTATAGTACCCTGGCTGGAAATG cATGATACGTGTCCTGTGTGTAGGAAGGGGTTGAATGGAGAAGACAGCAACACCCAGAACCCCCCAGAATCCCCCTCTCTAAATACGGACCCCCGCACACAGGAGAGATGGTCCTTCTGA
- the LOC110520856 gene encoding E3 ubiquitin-protein ligase RNF115 isoform X1: protein MAEAAAVPPHRFFCHCCKGEVSPKLPEYICPRCESGFIEEVTEDSSLLEGGTNGTDDTATQFAEQLWHLLFVERPFTVDGDSPDSEPRVPGGGVGVGSGGLGLGGLGGLGGLGGGPIGGSVPAGLGGPLGGPLGGGEHWGPGRPPRLHSQRRYRSRGSSRPDRSPAVEGIVQQFLAGLFANSGVPGSPPLSWTGMLHSNPGDYAWGQGGLDAVITQLLGQFENTGPPPAEKEKISSIPTVNVSQDQADCSMECPVCKEDFAVGEPVRQLPCNHFFHSDCIVPWLEMHDTCPVCRKGLNGEDSNTQNPPESPSLNTDPRTQERWSF, encoded by the exons ATGGCGGAAGCTGCGGCGGTTCCCCCGCATCGGTTCTTCTGTCATTGTTGTAAGGGAGAAGTAAGCCCCAAGCTCCCG GAGTACATCTGTCCCAGGTGTGAGTCTGGCTTTATAGAGGAGGTAACAGAAGATTCCAG TCTGCTAGAGGGTGGCACTAACGGGACAGATGACACAGCCACACAGTTTGCAGAG CAGCTGTGGCACCTGTTGTTTGTAGAGAGGCCTTTCACAGTGGATGGTGACAGTCCAGACTCAGAGCCCCGGGTCCCTGGTGGAGGGGTTGGGGTAGGATCAGGGGGGTTAGGTCTGGGGGGTCTGGGAGGGCTAGGAGGCCTGGGAGGAGGTCCTATCGGAGGGTCAGTCCCTGCTGGGCTAGGAGGACCCCTGGGGGGTCCTCTGGGAGGGGGGGAACACTGGGGGCCCGGTCGCCCCCCTCGCCTGCACAGTCAGCGGAGGTACCGCTCCAGAGGGAGCAGCAGACCTGACCGCTCACCTGCCGTAGAGGG gataGTACAACAGTTTCTGGCTGGTCTATTTGCCAACTCTGGAGTTCCTGGCTCACCTCCCCTCTCTTG gACGGGGATGCTACACTCTAACCCAGGGGACTATGCTTGGGGACAGGGGGGACTGGACGCAGTCATCACACAG TTGTTAGGTCAGTTTGAGAACACGGGCCCTCCTCctgcagagaaagagaagatCTCCTCCATACCTACAGTCAACGTGTCTCAGGATCAAGCAG actGCAGTATGGAGTGTCCGGTGTGCAAGGAGGACTTTGCAGTGGGAGAGCCCGTCAGACAGCTACCCTGCAACCACTTCTTCCACTCAGACTGTATAGTACCCTGGCTGGAAATG cATGATACGTGTCCTGTGTGTAGGAAGGGGTTGAATGGAGAAGACAGCAACACCCAGAACCCCCCAGAATCCCCCTCTCTAAATACGGACCCCCGCACACAGGAGAGATGGTCCTTCTGA